TTAGAGCCTATAGTTCTAACATCATCTTGGACTTGTTGCCTGTACTCTCTAAAGCTAAACTTTCTGTACATCGAGGGTTGTATGCAACTCTCTATTACGGTGTCGTAGGAAGGGCACATGAAATACGCTATGGAGTACCGCTCTGCTTGTGTGTTCGTCATCACTCGGTGTTCCACGCTCTTGTATGCACCGTTGCTCCATGCCTGCATCTCAGCCACACGAAATACGTCGTCAGATATTTCCATTTCCATGTTTGTTTTCCAGTGGAAATATAGAGTTTTGAGGATAAGCATTATTACACTGTTATAACGGCCGTTGTAACAGTGATGGTAAATGATCACAGAAGAGCCTGCggttatgtagggcccaccgtgatgtgggagtgccatccaacccatcaatTAGATGAGTCCTCGTGTTAGGGTTGGATCCTAAAATCCATCTTGATGgataactcaggtggaccatatgagAAGGAACAAGTGGCAGCATTAGGGAGAGCCATCGCCCACCGTAAAAACTTCCAAATGGAGtttagggtccaccatattgtgtttatgccatccaacccagtcATTAGGTGCAACCCAACAGGATGAAGGGGCACATCAAAACTTAGACCATTCCAGGACTCAGATGGGCTGCAACAGGTGAATATATAGGTTTTCCTGGAGATTGTGCATTGCTCCCTGTGGGTgtcccacctgagtattggatccagATGATTGTTAGAAAGTACGTAAGGAACATcgaatgcatggtttggatttttCGCATAAACATCACGAGTGGGGTGGGCCCCGCACAGCTTGAATGTATGGTGTTTACCATGCATTCAAACGTAGGTGATCAATTCCTATTTGCCaatcttttattttttgggaaCATGACTTAGTAGCATTGGAGCACCTGTTCATCAAGTATCATAgggtgccagagtatcaaataccttCCAATGTCGGCACAGGtgcactttttctttctttctttctttcttatgcaCACACCCACAATGGGTAATTAACCCATGACCTTAGTAAAGCCATGGCCCATGAGTAGGGACCGTCCGCACTAGCACTTGGTTGATGATTTCAATAAGGTTCCCATGGGCATCTGGAGTTCTGGACCACACTCTGGCCACCCGAAGCCAGCCCATTTAGTTATTTAGGCCATGGTTCGAGCTCACGACCAGCCCATTTAGTTATCAGTGCCATGGTTCAGGTGTCTAGCCAACCCATGAAGCTGAAGCTCAGAAGTTGGCTGAAAACAAGGCCAGAAGCAGCCCAAGGAAGGGTTTACCCAACGGGCCTTGAAGCCCAATACCAGCCTCAGTTTTAGCAGGGAACCAGATACTAACACCAAAGCAATCAGCCCAAATAAGATAAGGAGAGACCCAAATCAAAAGATATTCCCAGCCTACTCTCTCACATGAAATTAGTTGTTTTAATCCCTTGTTATTGGCCCCATTTGTACGGCCCCAATCAGGAGGTGTCTCTTGAATTTGGGGTCTCTCCATGTCATTCCTCCAAGCACACATGTGCCGAGAACCTAGCTCTCCATCAGGTGGGACACCCAGTATAAATACTAACCATGGTATTCCAATTTGTATTGCAGACTGAAAGaagtctttaaaaaaataaaaataaaaataaaataccagTAAGACCATGTCCATTACAGCCACCGCTATGGAATGCCCTGATCCTGGCTCAAAACTTAGACTAGGCAATATAACTCCACAGGTGGTCCACATTTCTAAAACAAAATGGACGGTAGAAAAATCATAACATGGTCCTTTTGTTTTGTCCAATTGTAAAAGATTGAAACGGCCAAAAGATCTAAatagagtggcccacctgatggaaagcacaAATGTCACACAAGTATACCATAATGGGACATGTGCTGTTTAAAGGCTTGGGGAAGATCTTGTAAACATTTACCTGAAATAAGTCGCCGATGTTGACAATTAGCGTCTCTGAATTAGGCTTGACAGTAATCCATCTCCCATCTTTCAATAATTGCAATCCTCCAACCTGATCTTGATACAATATGGTGATGAAGTCGCTGTCTGTGTGCGGCATCAATCCATACACATCTGATGAAATCGGACATGCTGGATAACGATTTAACCGAAGAAAACACGTGCTCGATGAGCAGTTTTCCATAAAATAATTTGATTTATGGCCCAAATTCTCTGCTAATATTTCAGCTAATCTATGTGCTAAATCTGAAACAGGTGCCGCGAACTCTTCCATCGTAGATCTGCAAAATTCACACAAATGTAATACCAGTtattgtaagaattctataaggcgggccttattgatcaacagtctggattatcttaaaggttggataatgtgatcagaTGTGCTAATGAGCCCTACTAAGTTGCAATACATCAGGTGGGATACTAGAACTATAACACACATTGGCCCCTTGTAATTATAAATTAGGATTGGGCTCCC
This region of Magnolia sinica isolate HGM2019 chromosome 1, MsV1, whole genome shotgun sequence genomic DNA includes:
- the LOC131239017 gene encoding gibberellin 2-beta-dioxygenase 8 isoform X3, with amino-acid sequence MESNPPFQNAYKTLFQTSQPNEEEKNNHSKRSAVVGDGSDLPLIDLSRLSLSDGEKEACKRQIVDASAEWGFFQVKNHGISREILEKIRHEQNKLFLQPFEKKATEKVLDFSADCYRWGTPTATSLRQFSWSEAFHIPLVRTTDAMDAGEFSGLRSTMEEFAAPVSDLAHRLAEILAENLGHKSNYFMENCSSSTCFLRLNRYPACPISSDVYGLMPHTDSDFITILYQDQVGGLQLLKDGRWITVKPNSETLIVNIGDLFQAWSNGAYKSVEHRVMTNTQAERYSIAYFMCPSYDTVIESCIQPSMYRKFSFREYRQQVQDDVRTIGSKVGLPRFLI